ATTGCCCTAAAATCCGGCGACTTGGGAAGTTTCGTAAGGAACCCTCTCCCCTCAAGTTCGTAGCAAGTGTGTCGGCTAAGCTCTCAGCTGCCTGGCAACATTTGTCCGCTGATAGAAACTGGCCCAGCGCTTTGAAAATGGCGTTTGTGAAAGGTGCTTGATCCTGCTGATGGTGATGATGCTTCCTGAACTTGGATGTGGCGAATGAATTTGGAGCGGGGGCCACAGCTTTCCGAATCGCCACTTGCCGCGCCGCTTGAAAGGCTGACGCGCGCCTGCCTCGCTGCGCCGGGCAAAGTGGTGATCGGCGCGGTTGTGCTGGCACTGATTGCCGTGCTCGCCACCGCCAGCGGATTGGCGATGAAAACGAGTCGGCTCGACCTGCTTTCACCCCGCAGTGAATACAACCAGCGCTGGCTCGCTTACCTCGCCGAGTTTGGCGACCGCGACGATGCCATCGTGCTCGTCCGATCTCCGCAACCGGCCAAGCTCGCTGCTGCACTCGAAGACCTGGCTAAAAAAGTTCGCTCTGGCGAAACCCACTTCGAATCGATTTTCTATCGCCGCGATCTTTCGCGCGTGAAAGGGAAAGCCCTTCACTTTTCGTCGATAGAAGAACTTCGCACACTCAGTCAAGAAACGGCGCGAGCGGCGCAGCTCTTCCCAACCGCCGATGTGCCACTCGACCCCACTGCTGTTCTCGCGCAGCTGAACAATCGACTCGAGACGATCGACGTCACCACGACGCAAATGCGTGCGCAAGTCGAAGCGCAGTACCTGCAAACGCTCGGCATGATTGGGGCTGTGATTGGCGAACAAACCGCGCGCCCAGCTGCCCCTGGCAATTCGCTCGAGCAGCTGGAAGCACGCCTTTTGCAGCTCAATGCCCAGTACCTCACCACCGACGACGGAAACACCGCTTTTCTGCTGCTGAAACTCAAGAGCAGCAACACCAGCGAGTTCGCGCGGGGAAGCGAAGCCATTGGCAAACTCCGCGCTATCATCACCCAAGCACGCGCTGATCATCCGGACACCTGGATCGGGTTGACCGGCATGCCGATCATCGAGTTCGATGAAATGCAGGCGAGTCAAACCGACATGGTTTGGACCAGCATCGCCAGTCTCATCGCCGTCGCCTTTCTGTTCGTGGCTGGCTACGGCGGCATGCGTCACGCGCTCCTCGCCTGCGCGGTGCTGCTGCTCGGTATGGCCTACGCTTTTGGGTTTGTCACGCTCGCCATCGGTCACCTCAACATCCTGAGCGCTGCGTTTGGCGTCATCTTGGTCGGCCTCGGCATCGACTTTGGCATTCACTATGTCGCGAGCTATCTGCGACTCCGTAAAAACGGCTACTCGATCGACGAAGCGTTGATGCGAACAGCCACCGACGTCGGCCCTAGTGTGCTCACCGGCGGCATCACCACGGCGGCCGGCTTTTTCTGCGCAGCGCTCACCGATTTCACCGGCGTTCGCGAGTTGGGCATCGTCGCCGGTGGTGGCATTTTGCTGTGCGTCATTACCGCCGTCACGGTCCTCCCGGCGCTACTAAAACTCGTCGACTCCCGGATCGAAAATCGTGAAGTCCCTGCGATTCTTCCCGCTGCGAACTGGGTGCGAGGGTTCAGCGAATCACCGCGACTCACCCTCGCTTTCTTTGCCGTACTGACACTCGTGCTATGCCTCGGGCTATTCGACTTAAAGTTCGACCATAATCTGCTGAACCTTCAGCCGCGCGGCATCGAAAGCGCGCAGATCGAGCGCGAACTGTTCATCGATCGCGACGACAGTGTTTGGTTCGCACTCTCAATTTGCGAGAACCGCGAAGAGCTTCGCGCTCGCAAGGCAAAATTCGAGTCGCTCGGCTGTGTCGCCAAAACGGAAGAGATCGTCTCGCTCCTCCCTTCGTCGTCGATCGAAAAAGAACAGCTGATCGCAACGATCCATAAGCAACTCGCAAGACTCCCCGATGTAGTGCCGAGCCCTGCTCCGCTTCGCGCCGACGCGCTCTTGAACGAAGTCCGCCGCGCTAGTCGCTTGCTCGCGGAAACCTCTCAGCAAGAATCTCCAGCAGCAGCCCTCGCTCAGCTGACCGCGCAGAGCCTCGCGCAAATTCCGCCTCAAGTTCTCGAGGCGAGCTGGGCCCAAGCGCAGGCGGCGATGATGCAAACCGCCATCCAGTCGCTACGCCCCCTCGCCGAACTCAGCAATCCCGAGCCCCCCACACTCGAAGACCTCCCACCCGAACTAACTTCGCGATTCGTCGGCATCACGCACAAGCATTTGATTCGCGTCTTTGCCAAAGGGAGCATCTGGGACATGGACGAACTGGCCACGTTCGTCGGCGAGCTCGAGAAGGTCGACCCGCAGGTGACCGGCCATCCCGTGCAAACGTTCTACGCCTCGCAGCATATGCAGCAGAGCTACATCACCGCTGGACTCTACGCGCTCGTCGCGGTCTTCGTCCTGCTGGTGATCGACTTTCGTAGTTTCCGCGCGTCGCTCCTGGCGATGGTCCCCCTCCTCGTCGGCTTCCTTCAGATGTGCGGAACGATCGGCTGGCTCGGGATTCCCCTGAACCCAGCCAACATGATCGTGCTGCCGCTGCTCCTGGGCATCGGCGTCGACGATGGTGTGCACCTAGTGCACGAAATGCGACGTTCGCGAGGACGCTTCAAGCTAAGCAACTCCACCGCCGTCGCCGTCATCCTGACCAGCACCACCACGATGGCCAGCTTCGGCAGCATGATCCTTGCGCGACACCGGGGTCTGCAAACCCTCGGACAGGTCCTCACCATTGGTGTACTCTGCTGCCTTAGCATGTCTCTGTTGGCGTTTCCCGCACTGCTGACTTGGCTTACGCGGCACCGCGAAGAGCTCGACGAAGACGAAGAAGACATCCTGCAGCTGGCGCGCGGCACCACGACACCACCAACCGACGTCGATGTGCCATCGATCCCCTCGACATTTGCCGTCCCCCCTGCCAAAAGCCCAACGCGCGTGATCGACGAGCCCCCACCAGTCGAGGAGCCTGCGCCGCAGCCGATGGTCGATGTGTCTCCGGCAGTGAAGCGTCCTCAGCGCACGGAAACTTTTTTCCAGACGACACTTACAGCACACCAAGCTCCTCCAGAATCGGCCCCAGAACCGGCCCTCGAAGAACCTCTCCCGGAAGAGATCGAGTCGCTGCTGGATTCGTTAACGCGAGGGGGAGCTTCTGTCGACGATAGTAGTTCCCTGGAGTATGCCCAAGGGGACGGATCCAGCCAGCAGTACCTCCCGGAATCGTCGGTCGAACCGCTCGCCGACGAGTCGTCGGATGGCATTTTGGGCCCTCGCCGGCTCATCACGCCCGCCAGACGTATTTTGCCAACCCGCCAGAGCCCTGGTGAAGGCGAAGCAAACCCCGACGAGGTCTAGCTTTAGATGCTCCTCTTGCTTCCCGCGCGACAAGGCTTCCCTAAGGTCGCTTGCCGTGGTAGCTTGATGAGTTCTACAAAACCCTAAAACCTTCGCCGCAGGTCTCAGAAACAAGACTTACTCGGCGAAGTTACATCGTTTTTGTTTCCCGAAAGAAGGTTCGTCATGGCCAAGCCACATCGCTCGCACAAAAAAGCCAACCACGGCAAACGCCCTGCCAACGCCAAGGCGCGTCGCGCCAAACGACGTAAGGTCCGCACCTAATTCCGGTGTCCCTTCGTCCTGGCTCCAGCGTAAAACTGCGTCGCTCGTTTCCTCTCCTTGTTGCACTCACCGCTCCACAGGTTGATCCACAACTGCGCTCGTAACCACCACAACGTGGTTGTGCCAAAAGTGCCTGTCGGCAGGGAAAAAACACGTGGCTGAGAAAGACTTTCTCGTCGATTTCACCCAACTCGACTTCGATAACCCCGTCGCCCGCATCGAGGACATCCGCAAGATCAATCCTCAGCGCCACGAGATGGAGCAGCTATCGGCGGTCGTTTGGATCGATCACGAAGAGATCGCCGCTGTTGGCTATAAAGACATCACCGCCAGCGACTTTTGGGTCCGTGGTCACATGCCCGGAATGCCCTTGATGCCAGGCGTCGTGATGCTCGAAGCCATTGCGCAGCTCTGCAGCTTCGTCACGCAGAAACTCGACCTGCTGGGATGCGAGATGGTCGGCTTTGGTGGACTCGAAGAAGTCCGCTTTCGCGACCCTGTAGTTCCCGGCGATCGGCTGATCCTGATGTGCCGCAAGGACAAAGTCCGTCGCGGTCGCATGATCGTGTGCCGCTTCCAGGGAGCTGTCGGCGATCGAATCGTGCTCGAGGGGGTGCTCAAGGGTGTGCCGATTCCGATCGAAGCCCTCACCAAATACCGCATTAAAGAAGAACCTCAAAGCTAGTCGCTATGGGAAATAGCAGGCTGCCAAAGCCTCGTCCCGCAGGTTTCATTTGAGATGCTGTGGTTGATACTTAGTGCATGAAATTCTGTGCGCCGGAGAAGAGACACCATGGGCCGCCGCGCACTCCCGAAAATCAACCCGACGATCGACTATAGCGCGTGGTTTATCGACGGTAAGCAGCTCCCCGACGACTGGAAGCTGGCTTCTCTCTTTGCGAAAGATCAGCCTCTCGAAATCGAAGTAGGGACCGGTAAGGGACTCTTCATCAATTCCGAATCGGGCCGCGTTCCGACGCACAACTATCTCGGCATCGAGATCGCACAAAAGTACGCCCGCTTCTCCGCCTCTCGCCTCTGCACCAGTGGACGCACCAACGCCATCATGATGGCGGGCGATGCCACCGCGCTGTTCAAAAAGTTCGTCCCCGATCAATCGCTCGCGGCTGTCCACGTCTACTTCCCCGACCCTTGGTGGAAGAAACGCCATCGACGTCGTCGGGTCCTCAATCCGCATTTCATGCGCGACATCGAGCGCACCTTGAAGATCGGCGGCACACTCCATTTCTGGACCGATGTGCAAGAGTATTTTGAATCGGCGCTCGCCGATCTCGCCACGTCGACCTATCTCGAAGGTCCATTTGAGGTAGCTGAAATCGCTCCCGAACACGACCTCGACTATCGGACCCATTTCGAGCGACGGAAGCGCCAACTCGACTTACCGATCTACCGCAGCGAGTTCCGCAAAGTGAAAGCCGAATGCTGCGCCGCGCCACTCGTTTCGCTCGAAGAGAGCGAAGGAATCGACGATCCTGGGATGAGTAGCGACGACTCCGCTATGCTCGATTTCGAAGGAGAGAGTCAGCTGGAGTACGACGCCACGACGATCGACTCCACCGACATCGACGACGACAATGACGGTCCCAATCACATCACTAGTGACGACCGCTCGCGCCGCGACACCCTCGACGATTAATCCCTCCGCTTTCGTCGTTCTTTATGCTGAAGCTTCGTAGGTCGGCTACCCCGTAGCCGACACCGGGCCAGCACTTCGATTCTGCAGCACTATCCGATTGGCTTGCCCACTCTGATTGTCACGTTGATCGACTTGGACAACCGTCGCCCGCGCACGCCACGACTGGTTCGTCAATCAAACGTATCACCACAGAGGACACGAGGAGCACGAAGAGAAAAAGTGCCCACGGATGGATGTGGCAATTCCGCTAGAGGTGATTGAAGTTCAGCAGTGCCTATCTTCAAAACCGGCTGCCGATATCCAAGCTGAAAGAAAATGCTGCTGCGATTCAGCTCCTGTTTTTTGGTTCCTATCTTCGTGCTCTTCGCGACCTTCGTGGTTGCTTTCTCCCCGCGCGCGCCCCCACTCCATTCTTGTTGCGTTGATCGCCCTCAGAAATCATATTGCGCGTAGCAGAGCTCTTCTGTCATGATTCCGCCGGGCATCGGATCCCCATCGCTTGCTGTGAGTACCAACCATGGCCGACAACCCTTATGAAGCTCCTGAGCACTACGCGCAAAAGCCCGCCAAGCCAGTGATGACAGCGGGAGCGATCGTGGTCAACGTACTGGTGATCGTGGGAATAGCTGGCATGTTGGTTGCCTTACTATTGCCAGCCACTCGAGGTGCTGGTGAAGCAGCACGTCGCATGGCCTGCAGCAACAATCTCAAAATGATTGGAATTGGACTGCTGAACTATCATGATACCTATGGCGAGTTTCCACCGGCATATACCGTGGATGACCAAGGGAAGCCGCTACATAGTTGGCGCACGCTGATTCTTCCTTTCATCGAGCAGAACAAGCTTTACGAATCGATCGACCTCACCAAACCTTGGGACGATCCCGTCAACAAGCTGGCGATGGAAACACAACTTCGCGTCTTCCAATGTCCGTCGTCATCTCTGAAGGGAAATCTCACCAGTTATCTAGCTGTCGTCACTTCGCAAAGTGCGTTGCGCCCTGTGGAGTCGAAGAGCATTGTCGAGATGCCCGATGGAACCGTTTTTACCTTGCTAGTGATGGAGTTTTCGCTCGATAAAGCGGTGCCGTGGGGCTCGCCAGAGGACGCCAACGAAGCGATGGTACTGAATTTTGGTAGCGCACCGCTCATACCTCACAACAGCGTCGCTCATGCCTTACTCGCCGACGGATCGATTCGAGCGATCCCGAAGGCAACGAGCGTTTCTACACTCTCGGCGCTCATCACGATCGATGGGAATGAGGCCTTGGATTACGACTCGTTCTAAGTGACAGCCGATGGTTGAACTCGGCCCGCACGATGCCAACGCCATAGCTCAAAGATTACGAGTGGCACCAGCCAGCTGATCCAAACCGAAGCGGGATAGATCCAGGTGGCATTGAATTCCCAAACGGTGGCGAGGCCGCCAAGGATACGAATAACAACGGCAGACAGCAGCAAGAGATAAGTGCGCTGCATCCAGTGCTGATGTTCTAAAAACTGACGCCGAATGGCAAAGCGCCAGCCGATGATCGTGCAAAGTGCGGTCGCAATGGCCAGCAGTGCGAGCCCCACCGCAGCGATGGTGCCCGTGGCTGCATACCACGACATCCAGAGCCCGCTAGGTGTGAGCAGCAGCAAGATGTTGGCGACTTGCACTCGACCAAGCCAGCGGTGCCACGTTGGAAAGTGGCAGCGAAGCGTTGTGCTTACGAGCAGCAGCGTGAGCACCAGCGAAAGAGGACCGGCGAGCAGGTGCACGTAGAAGGCGATGCCATAGGCGCCCCAGAAATAGGCTTCGCGCCCCAGCAGAAAATCGGCATCGAAGTTCGGTGGCAGATAATCGACGTAACCCAGCACCACACTCGCCGTCGTCTTCA
This window of the Pirellula staleyi DSM 6068 genome carries:
- a CDS encoding MMPL family transporter, coding for MNLERGPQLSESPLAAPLERLTRACLAAPGKVVIGAVVLALIAVLATASGLAMKTSRLDLLSPRSEYNQRWLAYLAEFGDRDDAIVLVRSPQPAKLAAALEDLAKKVRSGETHFESIFYRRDLSRVKGKALHFSSIEELRTLSQETARAAQLFPTADVPLDPTAVLAQLNNRLETIDVTTTQMRAQVEAQYLQTLGMIGAVIGEQTARPAAPGNSLEQLEARLLQLNAQYLTTDDGNTAFLLLKLKSSNTSEFARGSEAIGKLRAIITQARADHPDTWIGLTGMPIIEFDEMQASQTDMVWTSIASLIAVAFLFVAGYGGMRHALLACAVLLLGMAYAFGFVTLAIGHLNILSAAFGVILVGLGIDFGIHYVASYLRLRKNGYSIDEALMRTATDVGPSVLTGGITTAAGFFCAALTDFTGVRELGIVAGGGILLCVITAVTVLPALLKLVDSRIENREVPAILPAANWVRGFSESPRLTLAFFAVLTLVLCLGLFDLKFDHNLLNLQPRGIESAQIERELFIDRDDSVWFALSICENREELRARKAKFESLGCVAKTEEIVSLLPSSSIEKEQLIATIHKQLARLPDVVPSPAPLRADALLNEVRRASRLLAETSQQESPAAALAQLTAQSLAQIPPQVLEASWAQAQAAMMQTAIQSLRPLAELSNPEPPTLEDLPPELTSRFVGITHKHLIRVFAKGSIWDMDELATFVGELEKVDPQVTGHPVQTFYASQHMQQSYITAGLYALVAVFVLLVIDFRSFRASLLAMVPLLVGFLQMCGTIGWLGIPLNPANMIVLPLLLGIGVDDGVHLVHEMRRSRGRFKLSNSTAVAVILTSTTTMASFGSMILARHRGLQTLGQVLTIGVLCCLSMSLLAFPALLTWLTRHREELDEDEEDILQLARGTTTPPTDVDVPSIPSTFAVPPAKSPTRVIDEPPPVEEPAPQPMVDVSPAVKRPQRTETFFQTTLTAHQAPPESAPEPALEEPLPEEIESLLDSLTRGGASVDDSSSLEYAQGDGSSQQYLPESSVEPLADESSDGILGPRRLITPARRILPTRQSPGEGEANPDEV
- a CDS encoding 3-hydroxyacyl-ACP dehydratase FabZ family protein, with protein sequence MAEKDFLVDFTQLDFDNPVARIEDIRKINPQRHEMEQLSAVVWIDHEEIAAVGYKDITASDFWVRGHMPGMPLMPGVVMLEAIAQLCSFVTQKLDLLGCEMVGFGGLEEVRFRDPVVPGDRLILMCRKDKVRRGRMIVCRFQGAVGDRIVLEGVLKGVPIPIEALTKYRIKEEPQS
- the trmB gene encoding tRNA (guanosine(46)-N7)-methyltransferase TrmB, whose translation is MGRRALPKINPTIDYSAWFIDGKQLPDDWKLASLFAKDQPLEIEVGTGKGLFINSESGRVPTHNYLGIEIAQKYARFSASRLCTSGRTNAIMMAGDATALFKKFVPDQSLAAVHVYFPDPWWKKRHRRRRVLNPHFMRDIERTLKIGGTLHFWTDVQEYFESALADLATSTYLEGPFEVAEIAPEHDLDYRTHFERRKRQLDLPIYRSEFRKVKAECCAAPLVSLEESEGIDDPGMSSDDSAMLDFEGESQLEYDATTIDSTDIDDDNDGPNHITSDDRSRRDTLDD
- a CDS encoding DUF1559 domain-containing protein, whose protein sequence is MADNPYEAPEHYAQKPAKPVMTAGAIVVNVLVIVGIAGMLVALLLPATRGAGEAARRMACSNNLKMIGIGLLNYHDTYGEFPPAYTVDDQGKPLHSWRTLILPFIEQNKLYESIDLTKPWDDPVNKLAMETQLRVFQCPSSSLKGNLTSYLAVVTSQSALRPVESKSIVEMPDGTVFTLLVMEFSLDKAVPWGSPEDANEAMVLNFGSAPLIPHNSVAHALLADGSIRAIPKATSVSTLSALITIDGNEALDYDSF
- a CDS encoding DUF2306 domain-containing protein, which codes for MLAIGALVLKTTASVVLGYVDYLPPNFDADFLLGREAYFWGAYGIAFYVHLLAGPLSLVLTLLLVSTTLRCHFPTWHRWLGRVQVANILLLLTPSGLWMSWYAATGTIAAVGLALLAIATALCTIIGWRFAIRRQFLEHQHWMQRTYLLLLSAVVIRILGGLATVWEFNATWIYPASVWISWLVPLVIFELWRWHRAGRVQPSAVT